CGGCGTCGGGCAGGTCGCAGCGATGAACGCCGCCAATGGTGAGGTCCTGTGGACGAGCACTCCCGCTGGGCCGCTGCGCGATGCGCCGACGGTGGCCTTCAACCTCGTCTTCGTGATGTCGCAGGACAATCGCATCTTCGCTCTCGACGCCAATACCGGCGATGTCGCGTGGCAGGAATCGGGCTCGGTCGCGCAAGCCGGCGTGTTCGGTGTGGCTTCACCGGCGGCGGGGCAGGGCACCATCATTGCCGGATACAGCTCCGGCGAGCTTTCGGCCTATCGGTACGAAAACGGCCGCGTGCTGTGGTCCGACGCACTTGCGCTGACGTCGATCAGCACCGAGGTCGGCTCCCTGACCGATATCGATGCCGATCCCATCATCGACGAAGGCCGGGTCTATGCGCTCGGCCAGGGTGGCCGCATGGCGGCTTACGAACTGGTGACCGGACAGCGCATCTGGGAATTGAGCCTTGCCGGAATTTCGACTCCGGCCATCGCGGGCGAGTGGATTTTCACGCTGACCGACGATGCCCGGATGCTGGCGATTGCGCGTTCTACCGGCAAGGTGCGCTGGATTACGCAGCTTGCCCAGTATCGCGACGAGAAGGACAAGAAAGGGCCGATCTTCTGGACCGGTCCCGTCCTTGCAGGGGGCAGCCTGTGGGTCGCAAGCAGCGAAGGCGAGATCTACCGCCTCAGCACGGGAGAAGGTTCGGCCGCGTTGTTCCAGGATTTGAAGGAGCCTGTCAGCGTGCCGCCCATCGTGGTCAACAACACGATGTACATCCTCGATGACGGCGGGACCATCCACGCTTTTCGCTAGGCGTTAGGCATTGCTGCCGGAGTGCGTTCATTTCGGGACGCCTTCGGCGATCTTTTCCTGCGATTAACCCTTTGCGGGTACGGGGATCGTCATGCGCGATTCCGCCCGAACAGCTTCGACCGACACGGCGCACGTGCCAGCCGCGCGGCCACAAAGCGACGTATCGGC
This is a stretch of genomic DNA from Erythrobacteraceae bacterium WH01K. It encodes these proteins:
- a CDS encoding PQQ-binding-like beta-propeller repeat protein yields the protein MTTSNKSRAMVAGLLSVSLTACAGGLFGGGDETKDTPTLGERKPVLSRIDQAAQVDPALAGVSVVLPPARTNTEWTQAGGNASKSNGHLTLSDAPQKAWTAQIAGSSNRKRLGAAPVVGNNTLFSIDTDGTVHAFDAQTGARRWQTRMDVPSDIRQAAYGGGVAFDGGKVYATNGVGQVAAMNAANGEVLWTSTPAGPLRDAPTVAFNLVFVMSQDNRIFALDANTGDVAWQESGSVAQAGVFGVASPAAGQGTIIAGYSSGELSAYRYENGRVLWSDALALTSISTEVGSLTDIDADPIIDEGRVYALGQGGRMAAYELVTGQRIWELSLAGISTPAIAGEWIFTLTDDARMLAIARSTGKVRWITQLAQYRDEKDKKGPIFWTGPVLAGGSLWVASSEGEIYRLSTGEGSAALFQDLKEPVSVPPIVVNNTMYILDDGGTIHAFR